A genome region from Schlesneria paludicola DSM 18645 includes the following:
- a CDS encoding DUF3352 domain-containing protein: MKRSRLRSFVLFVCAIQLFAGARTNWADDHAAAEKLLPKETLAFFSIADIPELNQKWAKTSGGQLFQEPQLKPFLDDLTKKCNEISKSMEDEIGVTINELIALPQGEFTAAVLEKPERQLALVLMLEYGDNQETVDKLLKKMEEALEKSEAEHSVEEIEGVKVHVYTLKNDDDDFPIKSLVYFLDESYLVFSNELEAVKAVLERWEGNSDDTLAENEQFKYILGQCKPESGEPQVKVFISPYGLIQTGIAMAQSSIQQIGIVAGFLPMLGIDGLKGYGGTMTFDEGEYEGIGSFFVYVDSPKGLMGIFNFPATQLAPPKWVPATAGSYALMNWNVLGAYSSIETLVDTFQGRGATARFLDTLADQGPMIHPKKDIIDHLDGKIHFLQGTPKPSDDGAPIPQILLALGLKDAAKMKKTLSAATKASGAPIETREFNGETVYEVAQPGSDQTVSFAVTEGQLVVTNDTATLESMMRGQSGRAAALVDSTEYKRHAKLFPSKVSMLSFQRADVQLKLYYDMLKNADPEQIGGLDASKLPPFEVIAKYLLPNASYLVPDKKGAKSVSFTLKP; the protein is encoded by the coding sequence ATGAAGCGATCGAGACTTCGTTCTTTCGTGTTGTTCGTTTGCGCCATTCAACTATTTGCCGGCGCGCGAACCAACTGGGCCGATGATCATGCCGCTGCCGAGAAGTTGCTGCCAAAAGAGACGCTGGCATTCTTCTCGATCGCTGACATTCCCGAATTGAACCAGAAATGGGCCAAGACTTCGGGGGGGCAGTTATTCCAAGAACCACAACTGAAACCATTTCTGGACGACTTGACCAAGAAGTGCAATGAAATTTCGAAGTCGATGGAAGACGAGATCGGCGTGACGATCAACGAATTGATTGCGTTGCCTCAGGGTGAGTTCACCGCGGCGGTGCTCGAAAAGCCAGAACGGCAACTCGCGCTCGTGCTGATGCTCGAATACGGCGACAACCAAGAGACTGTCGACAAGCTTCTCAAGAAGATGGAAGAAGCGCTCGAAAAATCAGAGGCCGAACATTCGGTCGAAGAGATCGAAGGAGTCAAAGTCCACGTCTACACCCTGAAAAACGACGACGATGATTTCCCGATTAAGAGCCTGGTCTACTTCCTCGACGAATCGTATCTGGTCTTCAGCAACGAACTGGAAGCAGTGAAAGCCGTGCTCGAACGCTGGGAAGGAAACAGCGACGATACGCTCGCCGAGAATGAGCAGTTCAAGTACATCCTGGGGCAATGTAAGCCCGAGAGCGGCGAACCTCAGGTCAAGGTTTTCATTAGTCCATACGGTTTGATTCAAACCGGAATTGCGATGGCTCAGTCGTCCATTCAGCAAATTGGAATTGTCGCCGGCTTCCTGCCCATGCTGGGGATCGATGGCCTCAAGGGTTATGGTGGGACGATGACATTTGACGAAGGCGAATACGAAGGAATCGGAAGCTTCTTTGTCTATGTCGACAGCCCCAAAGGCTTGATGGGAATCTTCAATTTCCCAGCCACACAGTTGGCCCCCCCAAAATGGGTTCCGGCGACCGCGGGCTCGTACGCATTGATGAACTGGAACGTGCTTGGGGCTTACTCTTCGATTGAAACCCTGGTGGACACATTCCAAGGGCGCGGAGCAACCGCACGGTTTTTGGATACTCTTGCCGATCAAGGGCCGATGATTCATCCCAAAAAAGACATCATTGATCATCTCGACGGCAAGATTCACTTCCTGCAAGGCACACCAAAGCCGTCTGACGATGGTGCTCCGATCCCACAAATTCTGCTGGCGCTCGGTTTGAAAGACGCCGCGAAGATGAAGAAGACGCTTTCGGCCGCTACGAAAGCCAGTGGCGCACCAATCGAAACACGCGAGTTCAACGGCGAAACCGTGTACGAAGTCGCTCAACCTGGTTCGGATCAAACGGTTTCGTTCGCAGTCACCGAAGGGCAGCTTGTGGTTACGAACGACACAGCGACGCTGGAAAGCATGATGCGTGGCCAATCGGGCCGGGCCGCCGCTCTTGTCGACTCGACGGAATACAAACGCCATGCGAAACTGTTCCCATCGAAGGTTTCGATGCTGTCGTTCCAGCGTGCTGATGTCCAACTAAAGCTGTACTATGACATGCTGAAGAATGCCGACCCCGAACAAATCGGCGGTCTCGACGCGTCAAAGTTGCCTCCGTTTGAGGTGATCGCGAAGTACTTGCTGCCGAATGCCAGCTACCTGGTGCCAGATAAGAAGGGTGCCAAATCGGTTTCATTTACCCTGAAGCCTTGA
- a CDS encoding acyltransferase family protein gives MRPVARFAFVDGLRGFAALAIVVFHIWWYEPDPQPALESAHWVIDATFLRVRGGVQVLLVISGFVIAYTLRRTWVTPAEVFSFIGRRLIRLVPTYWVAIASVILVDAICRNALGLSSPFEGEVTVSRVSAHMTFLQDVFGHDPLGAGMWTLCIEMQFYFVAVLGLGFAQRIMPRSSTNDPRPSAAGLMLVFAPVALISLFHWRSMESTDVWVTHFLWMFFLGMTTWWSLEKTLPRPVFAATVGVALVELYFDAEWRYENTVALATALSIFVAGRRDKLGVWLNWPWLQHIGKISYSLYLIHFPVCHLLMATGWNWYGNDPTSVQAMMVMAAAFFASLVAGHLLYVLVESPSARWAAKTKVAMT, from the coding sequence GTGCGACCTGTCGCTCGATTCGCATTCGTTGACGGGCTACGGGGCTTCGCGGCGCTCGCAATCGTCGTGTTCCATATCTGGTGGTACGAGCCCGATCCGCAGCCTGCACTTGAGTCTGCCCACTGGGTGATTGATGCCACATTTTTGCGCGTGCGTGGTGGTGTTCAGGTTCTGCTCGTCATCAGTGGTTTCGTGATTGCCTATACCCTGCGTCGAACGTGGGTGACGCCAGCCGAGGTTTTCTCGTTCATCGGCCGCAGACTGATCCGATTGGTGCCGACGTACTGGGTTGCGATTGCCAGTGTCATCCTGGTTGATGCCATCTGTCGCAATGCGTTGGGCCTCTCCTCTCCATTCGAGGGCGAGGTCACGGTCTCACGTGTTTCCGCGCACATGACATTCTTACAGGACGTGTTCGGGCATGATCCGTTGGGGGCGGGGATGTGGACGCTGTGCATTGAAATGCAGTTCTATTTTGTCGCCGTGCTGGGGTTGGGATTCGCTCAACGCATCATGCCACGATCATCGACAAATGACCCGCGTCCATCTGCCGCCGGGTTAATGCTGGTGTTTGCGCCGGTGGCATTGATTTCACTATTCCATTGGCGATCAATGGAGAGCACCGACGTTTGGGTGACGCATTTCCTTTGGATGTTCTTCTTGGGAATGACCACTTGGTGGAGTCTCGAAAAGACATTGCCCCGTCCCGTTTTCGCGGCCACAGTCGGCGTGGCGTTGGTGGAATTGTATTTCGATGCCGAATGGCGATACGAGAACACGGTCGCACTGGCAACCGCACTGTCGATCTTCGTTGCGGGGCGTCGTGATAAACTCGGCGTCTGGCTGAACTGGCCCTGGCTGCAACACATCGGAAAAATTTCGTACAGCCTGTACCTGATTCACTTTCCGGTTTGTCATTTATTGATGGCGACCGGGTGGAATTGGTATGGCAACGATCCCACATCAGTGCAAGCGATGATGGTTATGGCCGCAGCGTTCTTTGCAAGTCTGGTTGCGGGGCATCTGCTGTATGTCCTGGTCGAATCTCCCAGCGCCCGCTGGGCTGCCAAAACAAAGGTCGCAATGACTTGA
- the fhcD gene encoding formylmethanofuran--tetrahydromethanopterin N-formyltransferase, which produces MTAQPIAAQTLLLNQVEIVDTFAEAFPIKAARLMITAATDRWAQIAATELCGNATSVIACDVEAAIERTVAPSDTPDGRPGVAVLVFGFSLDGLAKALQSRVGQCVLTCPTTACYNGIDDCPKEKRIRIGGAIRYFGDGFQQSKKFDQRRFWRIPVMDGEFLCEDWFGTVTGVAGGNLLICGVDATSTLLATESAVAAIRTGTGIALPFPGGIVRSGSKVGSKYAKLRASTNDAYCPTLRTLTTTELPDDCQAVYEIVIDGIDFQSVQSAMRRGLHAAAMMPNVLRITAGNYGGKLGKHHFHLRDLIEPHS; this is translated from the coding sequence ATGACTGCCCAGCCGATCGCCGCGCAAACGCTGCTATTGAATCAAGTCGAGATCGTTGACACGTTCGCCGAGGCGTTTCCCATCAAGGCTGCACGCCTGATGATCACCGCCGCAACTGACCGCTGGGCACAGATCGCCGCCACTGAACTTTGTGGAAACGCGACGAGCGTTATCGCATGCGATGTTGAGGCGGCCATTGAGCGAACTGTGGCACCGAGTGACACCCCAGACGGTCGCCCTGGTGTCGCGGTGCTGGTCTTTGGTTTTTCGCTGGATGGACTTGCCAAAGCACTGCAAAGCCGCGTGGGACAATGTGTGCTGACCTGCCCTACAACCGCCTGCTACAACGGAATTGACGATTGTCCCAAAGAGAAGCGAATTCGCATCGGGGGGGCAATCCGCTATTTCGGTGATGGCTTCCAGCAATCAAAGAAATTCGACCAGCGACGGTTCTGGCGAATCCCCGTCATGGATGGAGAATTTCTCTGCGAGGATTGGTTCGGGACTGTTACCGGTGTCGCAGGGGGAAATCTCCTGATTTGTGGCGTCGACGCCACATCAACTCTGCTCGCGACCGAATCCGCGGTCGCAGCAATCCGCACGGGAACTGGAATTGCGCTCCCCTTCCCCGGAGGGATCGTGCGGTCGGGAAGCAAAGTCGGCTCCAAGTATGCAAAACTTCGAGCGAGCACCAACGACGCGTACTGTCCGACATTACGAACTTTGACGACGACGGAACTTCCCGACGACTGTCAGGCCGTCTACGAGATTGTGATTGACGGTATCGATTTTCAATCCGTGCAATCCGCCATGCGACGCGGTCTGCATGCGGCTGCCATGATGCCGAACGTGCTTCGAATTACGGCCGGAAATTACGGTGGCAAACTCGGCAAACATCACTTCCATCTGCGCGACCTGATTGAACCTCATTCGTGA
- a CDS encoding sigma-54-dependent transcriptional regulator, which produces MTQGSLLVVDDDRPLLESMADYLRSLGHRTETASTCQEAIDRMKEFPFDAVVCDVNLPDEDGFHLLEWARGAVPDTEVILLTGFGTIESAVDAIRLGAFDYLTKPIIEDELNFSIRRALGQKQIVTENKQLKKALNQRFGMGNIVGHDYRMLKMFDLIESVADTRTTVLVLGESGTGKTMTARAIHQMSNRRDKPFVEVACGALPDSLLESELFGHVAGAFTGANHDKMGKFLQANGGTIFLDEIGTASPSLQVKLLRVLQDREFEPVGGTKTHKVDIRMILATNLDLEEAVRKGEFRQDLYYRINVVTMMQPPLRERISDIPLLAEHYLQEFLKQTTKPVTGFSREAVELLQRYKWPGNVRELVNVVERAVVLTKNTIIQPDDLPEALRRDDHFADLGGRYGVAGNNLKSALATPEREMILETLESHGWNRQDTADALGINRTTLYKKMKKYGISFEKQLLT; this is translated from the coding sequence ATGACCCAAGGATCTCTCCTCGTCGTTGATGACGATCGCCCATTGTTGGAATCGATGGCGGACTATCTTCGCAGTCTCGGTCATCGAACCGAAACCGCGTCAACCTGTCAGGAAGCCATCGATCGGATGAAAGAGTTTCCTTTCGATGCCGTCGTCTGCGACGTCAACTTGCCCGACGAGGATGGATTCCATCTGCTCGAATGGGCTCGTGGGGCAGTGCCAGATACCGAAGTCATTCTGCTCACAGGGTTCGGGACGATCGAAAGCGCCGTTGATGCCATCCGACTGGGAGCATTCGACTACCTGACGAAGCCGATCATCGAAGACGAACTGAACTTCTCCATCCGACGAGCACTCGGACAGAAGCAAATCGTCACAGAAAACAAACAGTTGAAAAAGGCTTTGAATCAGCGATTCGGCATGGGGAACATCGTCGGACACGATTACCGCATGTTGAAGATGTTTGACTTGATCGAAAGCGTTGCCGACACGCGAACCACAGTTCTGGTTCTGGGTGAGTCGGGTACCGGAAAAACGATGACTGCTCGTGCCATCCACCAAATGAGCAATCGACGAGACAAACCATTCGTCGAGGTCGCATGCGGGGCTCTGCCGGATTCACTGCTCGAAAGTGAACTGTTCGGACATGTCGCCGGGGCCTTCACCGGTGCGAATCACGACAAGATGGGCAAGTTCCTGCAGGCCAATGGCGGGACGATTTTCCTGGACGAAATCGGCACCGCGTCACCCAGCCTGCAGGTGAAACTGTTGCGAGTTCTGCAGGATCGCGAGTTCGAGCCCGTCGGTGGCACGAAAACGCACAAGGTCGATATCCGGATGATTCTCGCGACGAATCTGGATTTGGAAGAAGCAGTACGCAAAGGAGAGTTCCGACAGGATCTTTACTACCGCATCAACGTTGTCACCATGATGCAGCCCCCTTTGCGAGAACGAATCAGTGACATTCCGCTGCTGGCCGAGCACTATCTGCAAGAATTCCTGAAGCAAACGACAAAGCCTGTGACCGGCTTCAGTCGTGAAGCGGTCGAACTGCTGCAGCGTTACAAATGGCCTGGTAACGTCCGCGAACTGGTGAACGTTGTCGAACGTGCGGTGGTGCTGACCAAGAACACCATCATTCAGCCAGATGATCTGCCAGAGGCGCTTCGCCGAGACGATCATTTCGCAGATCTGGGAGGCCGCTACGGTGTTGCCGGAAACAACCTTAAATCCGCTCTGGCGACCCCTGAACGTGAGATGATCCTGGAAACACTCGAATCGCACGGATGGAATCGTCAAGACACCGCGGATGCGTTGGGCATCAATCGTACGACGCTTTATAAGAAAATGAAGAAGTACGGAATCAGCTTTGAGAAGCAATTGCTGACCTGA
- a CDS encoding YbeD family protein has translation MNHLPPQELLDATHAFPGRFSFKAIGRTNDDFALRVVATVRATLEQEFDAPYALRETAGGRHIAVTIEPWVESSRQVIDVFAAIRGIEGLVMLM, from the coding sequence ATGAACCACCTCCCTCCGCAAGAACTGTTAGACGCGACGCACGCATTCCCAGGACGATTCTCGTTCAAGGCAATTGGACGAACAAATGACGACTTTGCCTTGCGCGTCGTCGCAACAGTCCGTGCCACACTTGAACAGGAATTCGATGCCCCTTACGCCTTGCGCGAAACCGCGGGGGGACGCCACATTGCCGTTACAATCGAACCTTGGGTGGAGTCTTCGCGCCAAGTCATTGATGTCTTTGCCGCAATTCGTGGTATTGAGGGCCTCGTCATGTTGATGTGA
- a CDS encoding nucleoside 2-deoxyribosyltransferase codes for MESLCVYCAGPLFNQSERDEMTSIADRLVEQGHSVYLPHRDGMEFRLVREVLMERGWDPAIAGQFLHEAIFALDIYQLAVACDAMVWNLNGRVPDEGAVSEAAIAWTLGKPLVAYQDDVRSMIAGRMNPLLVGLVEFTTVSCIADLPAALHAEVQRTPARPLNFDRVPAKLQLAINRGEHLWKALRREGAYCENQLIADCVTFLFAPTSSQPPSHLTQSRTSNA; via the coding sequence ATGGAATCTCTCTGTGTTTATTGTGCCGGCCCCTTGTTCAACCAGTCCGAGCGAGACGAGATGACCTCGATCGCCGATCGCCTCGTCGAACAAGGACATTCGGTGTACCTGCCGCATCGAGACGGAATGGAGTTTCGACTGGTCCGCGAAGTCTTGATGGAACGCGGGTGGGATCCCGCGATTGCAGGCCAGTTCTTGCACGAGGCCATCTTTGCGCTCGATATCTACCAGTTGGCGGTGGCCTGCGATGCCATGGTCTGGAACCTGAATGGGCGAGTTCCAGATGAAGGTGCCGTTTCAGAAGCGGCAATCGCGTGGACGCTCGGTAAACCGCTCGTTGCGTATCAGGACGATGTACGCTCGATGATTGCCGGACGTATGAATCCGCTGCTTGTCGGGTTGGTCGAATTCACGACGGTAAGCTGTATCGCCGATCTTCCCGCCGCGTTGCATGCCGAAGTTCAACGGACACCAGCACGGCCGCTTAACTTCGATCGAGTTCCTGCCAAGCTTCAACTGGCGATCAATCGTGGTGAGCACCTCTGGAAGGCACTTCGTCGTGAGGGTGCCTATTGCGAGAATCAACTGATCGCCGATTGTGTCACTTTTCTCTTTGCGCCAACATCATCGCAACCTCCCTCGCATTTGACGCAATCGCGTACGAGTAATGCATAG
- a CDS encoding DUF2784 domain-containing protein: MPLFYRIAADGLVIVHMAYALTVVLGLPAIWIGIALHHKWVRNVWLRVGHLSMILIVVAEAWADIPCPLTIWETQLRELAQQETYQGAFVANLVHEYLFYDAPRWTFTLAYTLFGLLVLASFIVAPPRLREAPAKSTDAS, translated from the coding sequence ATGCCGCTCTTCTATCGCATCGCCGCTGACGGGCTTGTCATCGTGCACATGGCGTACGCGCTGACGGTGGTGCTGGGGTTGCCTGCGATCTGGATCGGAATTGCGTTACATCACAAGTGGGTGCGCAATGTCTGGCTTCGCGTCGGGCACTTGTCGATGATCCTGATTGTCGTGGCTGAAGCGTGGGCGGATATTCCTTGCCCGCTCACGATTTGGGAGACTCAGTTGCGTGAACTGGCCCAGCAAGAGACGTATCAAGGAGCGTTTGTCGCGAATCTGGTTCACGAGTATTTGTTCTATGATGCGCCCCGCTGGACATTCACACTGGCCTACACCTTGTTTGGTCTGCTCGTACTGGCGTCATTCATTGTCGCGCCGCCGCGACTGAGAGAGGCGCCGGCGAAGTCGACGGACGCGTCATGA
- a CDS encoding sugar phosphate isomerase/epimerase family protein, giving the protein MPAFKYCLNSSTIRPTPLLEKIRVAGQAGYSAIELWHDDIEPYLAAGGKLSDIRKALDDQRLELPTTIYLRGWCDTTGDEHSKGLDECKRRLEHAAALGASYTIACPALGKVDVALAARNYAELLDIGLSIGVKPAFEYLGFVEQINSIDAALEIITLSKHPLATVIVDPFHNFRGGGSFSSLSLLRGEQIAISHFNDTPASPPRLEQHDHSRVLPGQGHLDLKQWVRLLKEIGYDRWLSLELFNEALWARDPLEVAKIGLDSMKAIAES; this is encoded by the coding sequence ATGCCAGCCTTCAAATACTGTCTGAACTCCAGCACCATCCGCCCCACGCCATTGCTAGAAAAGATTCGAGTCGCAGGTCAGGCAGGATATTCTGCCATCGAACTGTGGCACGATGATATCGAACCGTACCTTGCCGCTGGCGGAAAATTGTCTGACATTCGCAAAGCGCTCGACGACCAGCGTCTGGAACTGCCAACGACGATTTACTTGCGTGGTTGGTGCGATACGACCGGGGACGAGCACTCCAAAGGTTTAGACGAGTGTAAACGGCGGCTTGAGCATGCGGCCGCACTTGGAGCGAGCTACACGATTGCTTGCCCTGCCTTAGGAAAAGTGGACGTCGCACTGGCCGCTCGCAACTACGCAGAACTTCTGGACATTGGTTTGTCGATTGGAGTGAAGCCGGCGTTTGAGTATCTCGGATTCGTCGAGCAGATTAATTCGATTGATGCGGCACTTGAGATTATTACGCTGTCGAAGCACCCACTGGCTACGGTCATCGTCGACCCATTTCACAACTTCCGCGGCGGAGGCTCGTTCTCGTCACTAAGTCTGCTCCGCGGCGAGCAGATCGCCATCAGCCACTTCAACGACACTCCCGCATCACCACCGCGACTGGAACAGCACGACCATAGCCGCGTGCTGCCGGGGCAAGGCCATCTCGACCTCAAGCAGTGGGTCAGACTGCTGAAGGAAATCGGTTACGACCGCTGGCTATCGCTTGAGCTGTTCAATGAAGCCTTGTGGGCGCGAGATCCGCTTGAAGTCGCCAAGATCGGTCTCGATTCGATGAAGGCCATCGCAGAATCATGA
- a CDS encoding DUF420 domain-containing protein: MKDGFLGYHASLMLDAVVVALVLVVPVLIFSLYSVKVRRRYTLHRNLQLGLAITLLVAVLAFEIDMHFVQGGWMQVVKKGPPISTEQLALIRQVLRIHLCFAGSTPFLWATTIILALRRMPNPPTPCLHSRLHKTLGWLSTIDLVLTSVTGLIFYYVAFINR; encoded by the coding sequence ATGAAGGACGGGTTTCTGGGATATCATGCATCATTGATGCTCGACGCTGTTGTCGTCGCATTAGTGCTGGTCGTGCCGGTCCTGATTTTCAGCCTTTATTCGGTCAAAGTTCGCCGGCGCTACACCCTGCACCGCAATTTACAGTTGGGCCTGGCCATCACCTTGCTGGTCGCTGTGCTCGCCTTCGAAATTGATATGCACTTCGTCCAGGGGGGATGGATGCAAGTTGTCAAGAAGGGCCCGCCGATTTCGACCGAGCAACTGGCACTGATTCGGCAGGTTCTGCGAATCCATCTCTGCTTTGCCGGTAGCACTCCGTTCTTGTGGGCCACAACAATCATCCTGGCGCTGCGACGCATGCCCAATCCACCAACGCCATGTCTGCACAGCAGACTGCACAAGACACTGGGGTGGCTCTCAACGATCGATCTCGTGCTCACATCAGTTACCGGATTGATCTTCTACTACGTTGCCTTCATCAATCGATAA
- a CDS encoding (Fe-S)-binding protein, which produces MPQLGLFIPCYVDQLYPQVAMATLQVLEHYGCDVEFPAAQTCCGQPMANTGCVDDARPLAQKFVSIFQKYEYVVCPSGSCTAMVRQHYEELLHDDPAYLSVRPRTFELCEFLTDVLKIKTIEGRFPHRVGLHNSCHGLRELRLGSSSEMMVDRFNKAGQLLGGLAGIELVPLKRVDECCGFGGTFAVAEEAVSCMMGLDRIHDHEQAGAEVLTAGDMSCLMHLSGLIHRQKSQLRVMHIAEIFAEGLGSPVSTS; this is translated from the coding sequence ATGCCTCAACTCGGACTGTTCATCCCTTGCTACGTTGATCAACTGTACCCTCAAGTTGCGATGGCAACTTTACAAGTGCTTGAGCACTATGGTTGTGACGTTGAGTTCCCTGCGGCTCAAACCTGCTGCGGTCAGCCCATGGCAAATACCGGCTGCGTGGATGACGCCCGCCCCTTGGCACAAAAGTTTGTCTCCATTTTTCAAAAGTACGAATATGTCGTCTGCCCATCGGGAAGCTGCACGGCGATGGTGCGGCAGCACTATGAAGAGCTGCTACACGACGACCCTGCCTATTTGAGTGTCAGGCCGCGAACGTTCGAACTGTGCGAGTTTCTGACCGACGTCTTGAAAATCAAAACCATTGAAGGTCGCTTTCCTCATCGCGTCGGGCTCCATAACAGTTGCCACGGTCTGCGCGAACTCCGTTTGGGATCTAGCAGCGAAATGATGGTCGACAGGTTCAACAAGGCAGGGCAACTTCTGGGCGGATTGGCTGGAATTGAGCTGGTTCCGCTGAAGCGGGTCGATGAATGTTGCGGATTCGGTGGCACGTTTGCCGTCGCTGAGGAAGCCGTTTCGTGCATGATGGGGCTCGACCGCATTCACGATCATGAGCAGGCCGGCGCAGAAGTCTTGACGGCTGGCGACATGTCTTGTCTCATGCATCTCTCGGGTTTGATCCATCGTCAAAAATCGCAGCTTCGTGTCATGCATATTGCTGAAATCTTTGCAGAGGGACTCGGTTCCCCCGTTTCGACGTCATAG
- a CDS encoding 2-oxo acid dehydrogenase subunit E2 produces the protein MTIEFKADNLGDGVKSGDVAAILVAVGDTIEPGQIVMEIETDKAVLPLPCPHGGKITQILVKKGQTITPGQAVLAIDAAGTAAPAKPAAAATTTPAAPAAATGSRNGGGDKATITKAVSAVATAGRDTPLPAGPATRRLARTLGLSLASILGTGSGGRITLEDVTKAATNGGGGGGRGVVEPPLPDFSQFGPTDRQPYTKLQKTVATNLSLAWQVIPHVTQHDLADITDTEAARKHFVDTAPKGSPKVTMTALALKAVVACLKEFPHFNASYDSAKAELVLKRYFHIGVAVDTPTGLVVPVIRNVDQKTVLQLAAELTELAGKARDRKLQLSEMQGGTFTITNLGGLGGTAFTPIVNYPEVAILGMSRSQKQLQLQNGEVVERLMLPLSLSYDHRVINGADAARFVVKLTTLLSNSFRLVIES, from the coding sequence ATGACGATTGAATTCAAGGCGGATAACTTAGGCGACGGAGTCAAAAGCGGGGACGTGGCAGCCATTCTGGTCGCGGTCGGTGATACGATCGAGCCAGGACAAATTGTCATGGAGATCGAAACCGATAAGGCTGTGTTGCCTCTGCCGTGCCCGCACGGCGGAAAGATCACGCAAATTCTGGTGAAAAAGGGCCAGACGATCACTCCAGGTCAAGCCGTGCTGGCCATTGATGCCGCAGGAACCGCCGCCCCTGCGAAACCAGCGGCTGCGGCAACAACGACACCAGCCGCGCCCGCCGCAGCGACCGGAAGCCGCAATGGCGGTGGCGACAAGGCCACGATCACAAAAGCCGTATCTGCGGTTGCCACCGCGGGGCGCGACACGCCATTGCCTGCTGGTCCGGCGACGCGACGTCTGGCGCGAACTCTCGGTTTGAGTCTCGCAAGCATCCTCGGTACGGGTTCCGGCGGACGCATTACATTGGAAGACGTCACCAAAGCTGCGACCAACGGTGGCGGCGGCGGTGGACGTGGAGTCGTTGAACCACCACTTCCCGATTTCTCGCAATTTGGTCCGACGGATCGGCAGCCGTATACAAAACTGCAAAAGACCGTGGCAACCAACCTAAGCCTTGCGTGGCAGGTGATTCCACACGTCACGCAGCACGATCTGGCCGATATCACGGATACCGAAGCGGCACGTAAACACTTTGTGGATACCGCTCCCAAGGGCTCGCCGAAAGTGACCATGACGGCACTGGCCCTGAAGGCCGTCGTCGCGTGTTTGAAAGAGTTCCCGCACTTCAACGCCAGCTACGATTCGGCGAAGGCAGAACTGGTCCTCAAGCGGTACTTCCACATCGGGGTGGCCGTCGATACGCCGACGGGTCTCGTCGTGCCTGTCATTCGCAATGTTGACCAGAAGACCGTGCTGCAACTGGCCGCAGAACTGACGGAGCTGGCCGGGAAAGCACGCGATCGCAAACTGCAGCTCAGCGAAATGCAGGGCGGCACGTTTACGATCACGAATTTGGGTGGCCTGGGCGGTACGGCGTTCACGCCGATCGTCAACTATCCCGAAGTGGCGATTCTGGGAATGTCTCGTTCGCAAAAGCAGCTGCAACTGCAAAACGGTGAAGTTGTCGAACGCCTGATGCTGCCGCTGTCGCTGTCCTATGACCACCGCGTCATCAATGGTGCCGATGCTGCACGATTCGTCGTCAAACTGACGACCCTGCTGAGTAATTCGTTTCGGCTGGTTATCGAAAGCTAG